A region from the Arthrobacter gengyunqii genome encodes:
- a CDS encoding heavy metal translocating P-type ATPase has product MTVLRAIRKYPVVAATVVVGLAVFALLGADLDTAAAWLASTYAVLIAAGAGVRMIRDIMHGHWGLDILAVVAILSTVAVGEYVASLIIVLMLSGGEALEDYAAGRARGELDALLSRAPQAAHRLPPNSQTPADIAADEVVPGDVLLVKPAELVPVDGVLLSPEGSFDESSLTGEPLPVTISEGQTVMSGSVNGSQAVLIRATAATADSQYQRIVALVREAAESKAPVVRLADRFAVPFTVFSLLLAGVAWWVSGEPVRFAEVLVLATPCPLLIAAPVAFMGGMSRAAKDGIIVKGGATLQQLAGARSIAFDKTGTLTYGKPELTAIQPASSFTAEDVLRLAASAEQYSSHVLAAAVQNAAQERGLQLSPATTASEVATNGVRAIVDGRTVLVGKRRFVEAEAPDTGDGAEAPAGAPGAGQLRVYVAVDGHFAGTLLLSDTPRRNAKATLERLARLGLEPPVMLTGDGPASAESTAAALGIQQVHAELLPEDKVRLVAAMPSRPVIMVGDGVNDAPVLAAADVGIAMGARGSTAAGESADAVIATDDISKVSDAVIIGRRTMRIALGSIWLGISLSVGLMVAAAFGFIPAVAGALIQELVDLAAILNALRALGGGSASEKLQPGARALPQPRDSVTRPAQN; this is encoded by the coding sequence ATGACAGTTCTTCGCGCAATCCGGAAGTACCCGGTGGTGGCGGCAACCGTCGTCGTCGGCTTGGCAGTTTTTGCGCTGCTCGGAGCCGATCTGGACACCGCCGCCGCCTGGCTGGCCTCAACTTACGCCGTGCTTATCGCGGCTGGAGCCGGCGTCCGCATGATCCGGGACATTATGCACGGCCACTGGGGCCTGGACATCCTGGCGGTGGTGGCCATCCTCTCCACCGTGGCGGTGGGCGAATACGTCGCCTCGCTGATCATCGTGCTCATGCTCTCCGGCGGCGAAGCCCTGGAAGACTACGCGGCGGGACGGGCACGCGGAGAACTGGATGCCCTGCTTTCCCGGGCGCCGCAGGCAGCGCACCGCTTGCCGCCCAACTCCCAAACACCCGCGGATATCGCCGCAGACGAGGTGGTTCCGGGTGACGTTCTCCTGGTCAAACCCGCCGAGCTGGTTCCCGTGGACGGCGTCCTGCTCAGCCCGGAAGGCAGCTTTGACGAATCCTCGCTGACCGGAGAACCGCTGCCGGTGACCATCTCCGAGGGACAAACAGTGATGAGCGGCTCGGTCAACGGATCGCAGGCTGTGCTGATCCGGGCAACGGCGGCAACGGCGGACAGCCAATACCAGCGCATCGTCGCCCTGGTGCGCGAGGCCGCGGAATCCAAAGCGCCGGTGGTCCGGCTGGCGGACCGTTTTGCCGTCCCGTTCACTGTCTTTTCCCTGCTCCTTGCCGGCGTTGCCTGGTGGGTGAGCGGGGAGCCGGTCCGTTTCGCCGAGGTGCTGGTGCTGGCCACTCCGTGCCCCCTGCTGATCGCTGCACCGGTGGCCTTCATGGGCGGCATGAGCCGGGCCGCCAAGGACGGCATCATCGTCAAGGGCGGAGCAACCCTGCAGCAGCTGGCCGGAGCCCGCAGCATTGCCTTCGACAAGACCGGCACGCTGACCTACGGCAAACCCGAGCTGACAGCCATTCAGCCCGCTTCCTCCTTCACCGCCGAGGACGTGCTGCGGCTGGCGGCCTCCGCTGAACAGTATTCATCCCATGTGCTGGCCGCTGCCGTGCAGAATGCCGCCCAGGAACGCGGGCTGCAGCTGAGCCCGGCCACCACCGCTTCCGAAGTTGCGACCAACGGCGTGCGGGCGATTGTGGACGGCCGCACCGTTCTCGTGGGCAAGCGCCGCTTCGTTGAGGCTGAGGCTCCGGACACCGGAGACGGCGCTGAAGCGCCGGCCGGAGCGCCCGGAGCCGGTCAGCTCAGGGTGTACGTGGCCGTGGACGGACACTTCGCCGGCACCCTGCTGCTCAGTGACACGCCGCGGCGGAACGCAAAAGCCACTTTGGAGCGGCTCGCCCGGCTCGGCTTGGAACCGCCCGTCATGCTCACCGGGGACGGCCCTGCTTCGGCGGAAAGCACCGCTGCGGCCTTGGGAATCCAGCAGGTCCACGCGGAGCTCCTGCCCGAAGACAAGGTCCGGCTGGTCGCAGCGATGCCCTCGCGTCCGGTGATCATGGTGGGCGACGGTGTCAATGACGCGCCGGTGCTGGCTGCGGCCGACGTCGGCATTGCCATGGGCGCACGCGGTTCAACCGCCGCGGGAGAATCAGCCGACGCGGTGATCGCAACGGACGACATTTCCAAGGTGTCAGACGCCGTCATCATTGGCCGGCGGACGATGCGGATTGCACTGGGCAGCATCTGGCTGGGCATCTCCCTCAGCGTCGGGCTGATGGTGGCGGCGGCCTTCGGGTTCATCCCCGCCGTGGCCGGCGCTCTGATCCAGGAGCTCGTGGACCTGGCCGCCATCCTCAACGCCCTGCGAGCCCTGGGCGGCGGATCCGCCTCGGAGAAGCTGCAGCCCGGGGCCAGGGCGCTCCCGCAGCCGCGCGACTCTGTAACGCGGCCGGCTCAGAACTGA
- a CDS encoding mycothiol transferase, whose protein sequence is MEQSDLLIDAFGRLPQTVRQATHGLDAAALNHRPYPQGNSISWLIWHLARGEDAQIAPLAGHEQAWTADGWYERVGLPLAVEDTGYGHDSDQVALVQVPSADVLLGYYEAVHSRTSAFVSGLSGQDLDQVVDTAWDPPVTLGVRLISILGDGLEHVGQAAYLRGMVVAAGL, encoded by the coding sequence ATGGAACAGAGCGATCTCCTCATCGACGCCTTCGGCCGCCTTCCCCAGACCGTCCGCCAGGCAACCCACGGCTTGGACGCGGCGGCGTTGAACCACCGCCCCTACCCGCAGGGCAACTCCATTTCCTGGCTGATCTGGCATTTAGCCCGGGGTGAGGATGCCCAGATTGCTCCGTTGGCCGGGCATGAACAGGCTTGGACCGCAGATGGCTGGTACGAGCGGGTGGGGCTGCCGCTTGCTGTCGAAGACACCGGATACGGCCACGATTCCGACCAGGTGGCCCTCGTTCAGGTGCCGTCGGCGGACGTGCTGCTCGGATATTACGAGGCGGTGCATTCGCGCACGTCTGCCTTTGTCTCCGGTCTTTCCGGACAGGACCTGGATCAAGTGGTGGACACCGCCTGGGATCCGCCCGTAACCCTGGGGGTACGGCTGATCAGCATCCTCGGTGACGGGCTGGAACATGTTGGCCAGGCCGCCTACCTCCGCGGGATGGTGGTGGCGGCCGGTTTGTAG
- a CDS encoding Y-family DNA polymerase, with product MAERHRIALVDVNSFYVSCERVFDPLLAGIPVVVLSNNDGCVVARSDEAKALGIKTGEPWFKLAEAAPKLGLVQRSSNYELYGDLSSRVMQLLARFSSEQEIYSIDECFLHLHGTDEELRNRGTDIRAAVAKNIGLPVCVGIGPTKTLAKFANRIAKQNPHMGGVCNLDTLDPAVVDTIMSRVPVTGLWGVGARNGARLNALGIHTVADLRAADPAVIRAKFSVVLQRTVLELNGTACIPMETESADKQQVLFSRSFATPVTTRESMRQVMSLYAQKAAIRLAKEGQLASVMTVFASTSRFSGTEASSPSATVRLQRPTADPLVLTRAAITAMDSQVVEGARYAKAGIMLTGLSPAGAEPVFDLFDAGPEQKDIGPLLAQVTDKYGAASIGLGLAGMSSAKPDWTMARNFASPRYTTEWSDLPVVKAV from the coding sequence ATGGCTGAGCGGCACCGCATCGCCCTGGTGGACGTGAACAGTTTCTACGTCTCCTGCGAGCGCGTCTTCGACCCTTTGCTGGCCGGCATTCCCGTGGTCGTCCTGTCCAACAATGACGGCTGCGTGGTGGCGCGCTCCGATGAGGCCAAAGCCCTGGGCATCAAGACGGGTGAGCCGTGGTTCAAGCTGGCGGAGGCCGCTCCGAAGCTGGGCCTGGTGCAGCGCTCCAGCAACTATGAGCTGTACGGGGATCTGAGCTCACGCGTGATGCAGCTGCTGGCACGCTTCTCCTCCGAGCAGGAGATCTATTCCATTGACGAGTGTTTCCTGCACCTGCACGGCACCGATGAGGAACTGCGGAACCGGGGCACTGACATTCGTGCCGCCGTGGCAAAGAACATCGGCCTGCCGGTCTGCGTGGGGATCGGCCCGACCAAAACCCTGGCCAAATTCGCGAACCGGATCGCCAAGCAGAATCCGCACATGGGCGGGGTCTGCAACCTCGACACCCTGGATCCCGCCGTCGTCGACACCATCATGTCCCGTGTGCCGGTCACCGGACTGTGGGGCGTGGGCGCGCGCAACGGTGCCCGGCTGAACGCGCTGGGCATCCACACCGTCGCGGATCTGCGCGCCGCTGATCCCGCCGTCATCCGCGCGAAGTTCTCCGTGGTGCTGCAGCGCACGGTGCTGGAGCTGAACGGCACCGCCTGCATTCCCATGGAAACCGAGTCCGCGGACAAGCAGCAGGTCCTCTTTTCGCGCAGCTTCGCGACGCCGGTTACTACGCGGGAATCGATGCGTCAGGTCATGAGCCTGTACGCCCAAAAAGCGGCCATTCGGCTTGCCAAGGAGGGGCAGCTGGCCAGCGTCATGACCGTCTTTGCGTCCACCTCGCGGTTCAGCGGCACTGAAGCGTCCTCACCCTCGGCCACGGTCCGGCTCCAGCGGCCCACCGCGGATCCGCTGGTGCTCACCCGGGCCGCGATCACCGCCATGGACTCTCAGGTGGTGGAGGGCGCCCGGTACGCCAAGGCCGGGATCATGCTCACCGGCCTCTCCCCCGCCGGCGCCGAGCCGGTGTTCGACCTGTTCGATGCCGGACCCGAACAGAAGGACATCGGGCCGCTGCTGGCTCAGGTCACCGACAAGTACGGTGCCGCCAGCATTGGCCTGGGCCTGGCCGGAATGTCCTCGGCCAAGCCGGACTGGACCATGGCCCGGAACTTCGCCTCTCCCCGCTACACCACCGAATGGTCCGACCTGCCGGTGGTCAAGGCGGTTTAG
- a CDS encoding helix-turn-helix transcriptional regulator: MAHPGEEQEWVEARVESWVETYKKSMLTPVVLRAVAERQPVTVASVAAAVAASTGWQITERSLYRTLKRLQDSGLLHSAEVDVPRTGAKRKEISLTGLGAQFLAGITASLVEFPVPESGGAGAKRSVPE, from the coding sequence GTGGCCCATCCCGGGGAGGAGCAGGAATGGGTGGAAGCCCGGGTCGAATCCTGGGTGGAGACCTACAAAAAGTCGATGTTGACGCCGGTGGTTTTGCGGGCGGTCGCCGAGCGTCAGCCGGTGACGGTGGCCAGTGTTGCAGCGGCGGTTGCCGCAAGCACCGGATGGCAGATCACCGAACGCAGTCTCTACCGCACCCTGAAAAGACTGCAGGACAGCGGTCTCCTGCACAGCGCAGAGGTTGATGTCCCACGCACGGGGGCTAAACGCAAGGAGATCTCCCTGACGGGTTTGGGGGCGCAGTTCCTGGCCGGAATCACCGCCAGCCTGGTTGAGTTTCCGGTCCCTGAGTCCGGCGGTGCCGGAGCCAAACGGTCCGTGCCGGAGTAA
- a CDS encoding alcohol dehydrogenase catalytic domain-containing protein, with product MKIRGAVLEEIGRTPNYADSRPLTICDLELDEPVGDEIRVRIECAGICHSDLSVVNGDRMRPVPMLLGHEAAGIVESVGDTVTELVPGDRVVMTFLPRCGQCRGCRSNGLLPCSEGTASNTKGTLLSGQVRLHRGGKDVLHHLGVSGFATHAVVDKRSVVKVAADVPPEVAALLGCAVLTGGGAVLNLAKPKPGDTLMVVGLGGVGMAALLTARALGAEVIGIDANEEKLGQAQALGAAAAYTPAAAAELGITAPTVVEAAGNARAFETAVALTEPGGTTITVGLPAPTAMAQISPLTLVAEARTIIGSYLGSAVPSRDVPIFADLWRQGRLPVERLVSARIPLEDINAAMDDLAEGRALRQIIHFEAE from the coding sequence CAGGACACCCAACTACGCAGATTCCCGGCCGCTGACCATCTGTGACCTGGAACTGGATGAGCCGGTCGGCGATGAAATACGGGTCCGGATCGAATGCGCCGGGATCTGCCACTCGGACTTGTCCGTGGTCAACGGCGACCGGATGCGCCCCGTGCCCATGCTCCTGGGGCATGAAGCCGCAGGCATTGTGGAAAGCGTCGGCGACACCGTGACCGAGCTGGTTCCGGGTGACCGCGTGGTCATGACCTTCCTGCCCCGCTGCGGGCAATGCCGCGGATGCCGGTCCAACGGGCTGCTTCCCTGCAGTGAAGGAACCGCTTCCAACACCAAAGGAACCCTGTTGTCGGGACAGGTCCGGCTGCACCGCGGCGGCAAAGATGTGCTGCATCACCTGGGCGTTTCCGGCTTCGCCACCCACGCCGTCGTCGACAAGCGGTCGGTGGTCAAAGTTGCTGCCGATGTGCCGCCCGAAGTTGCCGCACTGCTGGGCTGCGCCGTCCTCACCGGAGGCGGGGCTGTGCTCAACCTGGCCAAACCTAAGCCGGGGGACACCCTGATGGTGGTGGGTCTGGGCGGTGTGGGAATGGCCGCCCTGCTCACGGCACGCGCCCTCGGCGCGGAGGTCATTGGAATTGACGCCAACGAGGAAAAACTGGGACAGGCCCAGGCGCTGGGTGCCGCGGCCGCCTACACGCCGGCGGCTGCGGCGGAGCTGGGCATCACGGCACCCACCGTGGTGGAAGCCGCCGGCAACGCCCGTGCCTTTGAGACCGCTGTGGCGCTGACCGAGCCCGGCGGCACCACCATCACAGTGGGGCTGCCTGCGCCGACTGCCATGGCGCAGATTTCACCGCTCACGCTGGTGGCTGAGGCTCGGACCATCATCGGCAGCTACCTGGGATCAGCGGTCCCTTCCCGCGACGTGCCCATCTTTGCCGACCTCTGGCGGCAGGGACGGCTGCCGGTGGAGAGACTGGTCTCCGCCCGAATCCCGCTGGAGGACATCAACGCCGCCATGGACGATCTCGCCGAAGGCCGGGCCCTGCGCCAGATCATCCATTTTGAGGCGGAATGA
- the arfB gene encoding alternative ribosome rescue aminoacyl-tRNA hydrolase ArfB, with protein MDLTVSPALTIPASELAWRFSRSSGPGGQHVNTSDSRVALSWNVAASTSLSDTQRQILLRRLKRRLIAGTITVTASEQRSQLRNREIALTKLAEMVADGLTPEAALRRKTKPTRGSNYRRLDAKKQRGATKRQRQRPPTD; from the coding sequence ATGGACTTGACGGTGTCGCCCGCGCTCACGATTCCCGCCTCGGAACTTGCCTGGCGCTTCTCGCGCTCGTCCGGCCCCGGCGGACAGCATGTCAACACCTCCGACAGCCGCGTGGCGCTGTCCTGGAATGTGGCCGCTTCGACGTCGCTGTCGGATACCCAGCGGCAGATCCTGCTGCGACGCCTCAAGCGGCGTCTGATCGCGGGAACCATCACCGTCACCGCCTCCGAGCAGCGCTCCCAGCTGCGCAACCGGGAGATTGCCCTGACCAAACTTGCCGAGATGGTGGCGGACGGTCTTACTCCCGAAGCTGCCCTGCGCCGAAAGACCAAGCCGACCCGAGGCTCAAACTATCGACGTCTCGATGCCAAGAAACAACGGGGCGCCACCAAACGCCAGCGGCAGCGCCCGCCGACCGATTAG
- a CDS encoding LexA family protein, with amino-acid sequence MFSSGPAPRSGSANEQPATRGSTLPAGFASPAQDYYDAGIDLNRHLIRDATSTFIMRVAGNAMDGAGISDGDELIVDRSLTPKDGSVVVAVLNGELIIRRLLLTGQGIFLHAESPDSEDIRVPDPAELSVWGVVTRCLHHV; translated from the coding sequence GTGTTTTCCTCAGGCCCCGCGCCGCGTTCCGGCAGCGCGAATGAGCAACCGGCCACCCGCGGCTCAACCCTTCCCGCCGGATTCGCGTCGCCCGCCCAGGACTATTACGACGCCGGCATTGACCTGAACCGGCATCTGATCCGCGACGCCACCTCAACGTTCATCATGCGGGTCGCCGGCAATGCCATGGACGGAGCCGGCATCAGTGACGGAGACGAGCTGATCGTGGACCGTTCGCTGACCCCCAAAGACGGGTCCGTCGTCGTCGCCGTCCTCAACGGAGAGCTGATCATCCGGCGGTTGCTGCTCACGGGACAGGGCATCTTCCTGCACGCGGAGAGCCCGGATTCAGAAGACATCCGGGTACCGGACCCGGCGGAACTGTCCGTCTGGGGCGTCGTGACCCGGTGTCTGCACCATGTTTGA
- a CDS encoding META domain-containing protein, with amino-acid sequence MAVSRRARGAILLAAALGAGLLSSCVGPAGSPDSSVEGSWGNTEDSSMPSLVFESAGRFSGTDGCNTLMGRWDQEGSSVELTDVTSTLVGCIGVDTWLSDAAAAEVDGETLALFNNDGDPIGTLQR; translated from the coding sequence GTGGCTGTGAGCCGCCGGGCGCGCGGCGCAATCCTGCTTGCAGCCGCTCTGGGGGCCGGCCTGTTGTCATCCTGCGTGGGCCCCGCCGGTTCGCCCGACTCGTCCGTTGAAGGCAGCTGGGGCAACACCGAGGATTCGAGCATGCCGTCCCTCGTGTTTGAGTCCGCCGGCCGGTTCAGCGGCACCGACGGCTGCAACACCCTGATGGGCCGCTGGGACCAGGAAGGCTCCTCGGTGGAGCTGACAGACGTCACCTCCACCTTGGTGGGCTGCATCGGCGTCGACACCTGGCTGTCCGACGCGGCCGCCGCCGAGGTTGACGGCGAAACTCTCGCACTGTTCAACAACGACGGCGACCCCATCGGCACGCTTCAGCGCTAG
- a CDS encoding four-helix bundle copper-binding protein translates to MSLIESILSERPDGAGTDLEAVSTCVIACFDCVQVCTACADACLSEDMLGDMVECIRKDLNCADICAATGTVVARVGTRYAGYPDSTAALLRACAAACRQCAEECAQHAAEHGHCRICAETCRRCAAMCEELLVVMSRS, encoded by the coding sequence ATGAGCCTCATCGAATCCATCCTCAGCGAACGTCCCGACGGCGCCGGAACGGACCTCGAAGCCGTCTCCACCTGCGTCATCGCCTGCTTTGACTGCGTCCAGGTCTGCACCGCCTGCGCCGACGCCTGCCTCAGTGAGGACATGCTCGGCGACATGGTGGAGTGCATCCGCAAGGACCTCAACTGCGCCGACATTTGCGCCGCCACCGGAACGGTGGTGGCCCGGGTCGGAACCCGGTACGCCGGCTATCCGGACAGCACGGCGGCTCTGCTGCGTGCCTGTGCCGCAGCCTGCCGCCAGTGCGCGGAAGAATGCGCCCAGCATGCCGCCGAACACGGACACTGCCGGATCTGTGCGGAAACCTGCCGCCGCTGCGCCGCCATGTGCGAAGAACTGCTGGTGGTCATGTCCCGCAGCTGA
- a CDS encoding IclR family transcriptional regulator, whose translation MTEPSGPSASAPSPGSGGAGSLSQTLSRGLRALELLADAEAPMTIAELSQGLGVHRSIAYRILRTLEAHSLVMRDDAGRVATAPGLAALARGVSRDLQTAALPELTVLADELSMTAFVAVWDQHDCVTLVTVEPRHSRTALVQRPGTRHSFASGAPGIAIQSAVGEEQWAKLAPGQPYRPESTLARTRGYAVSHDEVIGGVSAVASPITVSGQLPAAVSVVYFGSGRDEETLGRRLAKTARLITARLN comes from the coding sequence ATGACTGAACCCTCCGGCCCTTCCGCATCCGCACCTTCCCCGGGGTCCGGCGGAGCCGGGTCCTTGTCCCAGACCCTCTCGCGCGGCCTGCGGGCGCTGGAACTGCTGGCCGACGCCGAGGCGCCGATGACCATCGCTGAACTGTCCCAGGGCCTCGGCGTCCACCGCTCCATCGCCTACCGCATCCTGCGGACGCTCGAGGCACATTCGCTGGTAATGCGCGACGACGCCGGCCGGGTGGCGACGGCGCCCGGCCTCGCCGCGCTGGCCCGCGGCGTATCCCGGGACCTCCAGACGGCGGCATTGCCCGAGCTGACGGTGCTGGCCGATGAACTCTCCATGACCGCGTTCGTGGCTGTGTGGGATCAGCATGACTGCGTCACGCTGGTGACGGTGGAGCCAAGACACAGCCGCACGGCACTGGTTCAGCGGCCGGGAACCCGGCACTCCTTCGCCTCCGGAGCCCCCGGCATTGCCATTCAGTCCGCCGTGGGCGAGGAACAATGGGCCAAGCTGGCCCCCGGGCAGCCCTACCGGCCGGAATCCACTCTGGCCCGAACCCGGGGTTATGCGGTCAGCCACGACGAAGTCATCGGCGGAGTCTCCGCCGTGGCATCGCCCATCACCGTGTCCGGGCAGCTGCCTGCGGCCGTGTCGGTGGTGTACTTCGGTTCCGGCAGGGATGAGGAAACCCTGGGCCGGCGGCTGGCGAAAACCGCACGCCTGATCACTGCCCGGCTGAACTAA
- a CDS encoding SdpI family protein — protein sequence MGLLEFVLIVSAVAVSWTAEATARGQLGVNSGVGIRVGYVTHSADAWLAGHRAARLLLHASSAAFAVAAVLSLMLPGITDETGALIAIAGCLVALGLVIAASVKAGRAAERVVVESVDSQNG from the coding sequence ATGGGGTTACTGGAATTCGTTCTGATCGTGTCCGCCGTCGCCGTGTCTTGGACCGCGGAAGCAACCGCAAGAGGCCAGCTCGGGGTGAATTCAGGAGTCGGCATCCGGGTGGGCTACGTGACCCACTCGGCCGACGCGTGGCTAGCCGGGCACCGTGCGGCGCGGCTCCTTCTGCACGCTTCGAGCGCGGCCTTCGCTGTCGCCGCTGTTCTTTCGCTGATGCTGCCCGGCATCACGGACGAAACAGGTGCCCTCATCGCCATCGCGGGCTGCCTGGTCGCGCTGGGGCTTGTCATTGCGGCCTCCGTCAAGGCTGGCCGGGCGGCGGAACGTGTGGTTGTCGAGTCCGTGGACAGCCAAAACGGCTAA
- a CDS encoding NAD-dependent epimerase/dehydratase family protein has translation MKVLITGAHGKVGRAATQAMIDAGHEVITTDLSRPSYERKPEGTPRYVMADLTDAGQAYAVVKGADAVVHIAAIPEPTGHAPHVVFQNNLMSTFNVLEAAVSFGIKRFVFLSSETVPGFFFPERDFLPEYAPVDEEHPIHPQDPYALAKHFSEQLMDAAVARSDIQCISIRPSWVQFEGNYENNLGPQIRDASVLSPGLWSYIDVYDLADAIVLAAESDLPGHEVFYIASPDNAGGHDFAEVLTKYYGDQIQLKDLDRTDASGISSAKAQRMLGWKPKRSWHDYLDADGKALNK, from the coding sequence ATGAAAGTCCTCATCACCGGAGCCCACGGAAAAGTCGGACGCGCCGCCACGCAGGCAATGATCGACGCCGGACACGAAGTCATCACCACCGACCTCAGCCGGCCAAGCTACGAGCGGAAGCCGGAAGGCACGCCGCGCTACGTCATGGCCGACCTCACCGACGCCGGCCAGGCCTACGCCGTCGTCAAGGGAGCCGACGCCGTCGTGCACATTGCCGCCATCCCCGAGCCCACGGGCCACGCTCCCCACGTTGTCTTCCAGAACAACCTCATGTCCACGTTCAACGTCCTTGAGGCAGCCGTCAGCTTCGGCATCAAGCGTTTTGTCTTCCTCTCCAGCGAAACCGTGCCCGGCTTTTTCTTCCCGGAACGCGATTTCCTTCCGGAGTACGCCCCCGTGGATGAAGAGCACCCGATCCACCCGCAGGACCCGTACGCGCTCGCCAAGCACTTCAGCGAGCAGCTCATGGACGCCGCTGTTGCCCGGTCGGACATCCAATGCATCTCCATCCGGCCCAGCTGGGTGCAGTTCGAGGGCAACTACGAAAACAATCTGGGCCCGCAGATCCGCGACGCTTCAGTGCTCAGCCCCGGGTTGTGGAGCTACATCGACGTGTATGACCTGGCCGACGCCATTGTCCTCGCCGCCGAATCCGACCTGCCCGGACACGAAGTTTTCTACATCGCCTCACCGGACAACGCGGGCGGTCACGACTTCGCCGAGGTCCTGACGAAGTACTACGGCGACCAGATCCAGTTGAAGGATCTCGACCGGACCGATGCTTCAGGCATCTCGAGTGCCAAGGCTCAAAGGATGCTCGGCTGGAAGCCCAAGCGCTCCTGGCACGACTACCTGGACGCCGATGGAAAGGCACTCAACAAGTAG
- the corA gene encoding magnesium/cobalt transporter CorA: MTLIDNGVYVDGKRQHTPDSLDETFELTRTSGGMAWIGLYRPDDIELLAVAEEFGLNLLTVEDALAGHQRAKLEHYDTTLFTVLRPARYLDDVERVEFGELHLFVGPNFVVTVRHAESPDLGRVRKRLEQEPELLALGPHAVLYAVLDQVVDEYAPVAAGLENDIDEIEDQLFGGDAEVSRRIYELSREVIQFQRAIAPLEAMVGTLRSNTGEFGIPDQLQDNLGDVLDHVLRLIDRVNAYRALLENALNLSSTLASNRLAETSIAQNEQVKRISSWAAILFAPTLIGAIYGMNFENMPELSWEWGYPLALGAMVVMAAALYLTFKRNKWL, from the coding sequence ATGACACTGATCGACAATGGAGTGTATGTGGACGGAAAGCGCCAGCACACGCCGGACAGTCTGGATGAGACCTTCGAGCTGACCCGCACTTCAGGCGGCATGGCGTGGATCGGCTTGTACCGCCCCGATGACATTGAGCTGCTGGCCGTGGCCGAGGAGTTTGGCCTGAACCTGCTGACCGTGGAGGACGCGCTGGCGGGCCACCAGCGGGCCAAGCTGGAGCACTACGACACCACGCTGTTCACGGTCCTGCGTCCGGCCCGGTACCTGGACGACGTCGAACGCGTCGAGTTCGGTGAACTGCACCTGTTTGTCGGGCCGAACTTCGTGGTGACGGTCCGGCACGCCGAGTCCCCGGATCTGGGCCGTGTCCGCAAACGCCTGGAACAGGAACCGGAGCTGCTGGCCCTTGGCCCCCACGCTGTGCTGTACGCCGTCCTGGACCAGGTGGTGGACGAATACGCACCGGTGGCAGCCGGGCTGGAGAACGACATCGACGAGATCGAGGACCAGCTTTTCGGCGGCGACGCTGAAGTGTCCCGGCGCATCTATGAACTCTCCCGCGAAGTCATCCAGTTCCAGCGCGCCATCGCACCGCTCGAAGCCATGGTGGGCACCCTGCGGAGCAACACCGGAGAGTTTGGCATCCCGGATCAGCTGCAGGACAACCTGGGCGACGTCCTGGACCATGTCCTGCGCCTGATCGACCGGGTCAACGCCTACCGCGCGCTGCTGGAGAACGCGCTGAACCTCTCCTCCACCCTGGCATCGAACCGGCTGGCAGAAACCTCCATTGCGCAGAACGAGCAGGTCAAACGCATCTCCTCCTGGGCTGCCATCCTGTTCGCCCCAACCCTCATTGGCGCCATCTACGGCATGAACTTCGAAAACATGCCCGAACTGTCCTGGGAATGGGGATACCCGTTGGCCCTGGGCGCGATGGTGGTCATGGCGGCAGCTCTGTATCTGACCTTCAAACGGAACAAGTGGCTGTGA